The Vulcanimicrobium alpinum sequence TCGACGAAGCGCACATGCTCACCAAAGAAGGCGCAAACGCGTTTCTCAAAACGCTGGAGGAGCCGCCGGAGTGGGCGGTCTTCGTGCTTGCGACGACGGCGCCCGAAGCGCTGCCGCCGACGATCCTCTCGCGCTGTCAGCGCTATGCGTTCCGGCGCATCGCGATCCCGACGATGATCGCGCGGATGCGCGAGATCGCGGATGCCGAGGGGATCGCGATCGCCGACGCCGCGCTGGGAGCGATCGCATACCGCGCCGACGGCGGCTTGCGCGACGCGCTGACGATGCTCGAGCAGGTCGCGGCGTTCGCCGGAGGCCCCGTCGACGCGGAGGTGGTCGACGCCGCGTTCGGGCAGACCGGCCGCGAGTTCGCGCGGGCCCTGCGCGACGCCGCGCTCGACGGCGACGCCGCGGCGGCGCTGCGGATCGTCGACGACGCCTCCGACGGCGGCGCCGACATGGCCGGACTGATCCGCAGCACGATCGCCGAGTTCCGCCACCTGCTGGTCGCGCGGGTCAACCCCGAACTGCTCGCCCGCGATCTGGCCGAGGACGATGCTGCGGCTGCCCGCAGCCGCGCCGCCGCCACGCCGCAGGCCCGCCTGGTTCGCGCGTTGCGCCTGCTCGGAGAGGCGCTCGCCGCCGCCCGCTCGTCGGGCAACGCGCGGCTCGAGATCGAAAGCGCGCTTCTGCGCTTCATTCTCCAGGGCGAAGACCCGACGCTCGACGCACTCGCCGCCCGCGTCGCTGCCCTCGAATCCGGCGCGCCCGGCCTGCCGCACTCGGCCGCCGAGCGCGCCCCCGCCCCGCCGCCGCGGGCGGAGCCGGCCCCCGTGCGCACGACCGTCGCCAATCCGCCGTCCCCACCCGCGGCCGCCGCGGTGCCGCAGCCGCCCGCCGCGGTGCCGCACCCGCCCGCGCCCGAGCAGGCCGTGCCGCAACCGGCGGTCCCGGCGATGGACCTCTCCCTGCAGAAGCTGCGCACGCTCTGGCAGAGCATCCGCACGCGCGCCGAGGGCGAGAAGAGCAGTCTGCGCGCCGGGCTCTCGCGGGCTGCCGTCGCCGCGCTCGACGGCGACACCCTCACCCTCAACGCGCCCGACGCGATCGCCGCCGACATGCTCAAGCGCGACCTCCCCACGGTGAAGAAGGCGATCGCGGACGTCACCGGCCGCGCGCTCGAGGTGCGGGTCGCGCTGAACCAGGCGTCGCCGCCGTCCGCCACCGGCGATTCCGGCGGCGACGACGAAGCCGAGCACGACGACTTGATGCGCTACGCGCTCGAGAAACTTCCCTAAACGCCCCGATGTTCGCGAGGACGGAACGAACCCGATGAATCAGGCCCAGATGATGCAGCAGATGCGCAAAATGCAGCAAGAGATGGCGCGCATCCAAGAAGAGCTCGCGAACACGGTGGTGGAGGGCAGCGCATCGGGCGGCCTGGTCACCGTCGGGATCACCGGCGAGTTCCAGGTGAAGAAGGTGACGATCAAGCCGGACGCCGTCGACCCCGACGACGTCGAGACGCTCGAAGACCTGCTCGTCGTCGCGCTCAACGACGCGCTGGGCAAAGTGCAGGCGCTCAGCTCGCAGAAGATGGGCGCGCTCACCGGCGGCCTCAAGATCCCCGGGATGTGACGCCATCGCCACAACGATCGCGGGCCCCGTTCAAGCGCTGATCAACGAGTTCAGCAAACTTCCGACGATCGGCCCGAAAACCGCGGCGCGGCTGGTGTTTCACCTGCTCAACCGGCCGCGTGCCGACGCCGACGCGCTCGCCGACGCGATCGTCGCGCTCAAGGCGCGCGTGCGTTTGTGTTCGCGCTGCTTCTCGATCACCGAAGACGATCCGTGCGAGATCTGCGCCGACCCGCGCCGCGACGGCACGCTGATCTGCGTCGTCGCCGAAGCGAAGGACGTCTTCGCGATCGAACGCACGTCGGCGTTCAACGGCCGCTATCACGTGCTCGGCGGGCTGATCTCGCCGATGGACGGGATCGGCCCGTCGCAACTGCGCGTGCGCGAGCTCGTCGACCGCGTCGCGGCGGAGCGGCCCGCGGAGATCGTCGTCGCGACGAACCCGAACGCCGAGGGCGAGGCGACGGCGCTGTACCTCTCGCGTCTGCTGGCGCCCAGCGGCGTCAACGTCACCCGGCTCGCCTACGGCCTGCCGATCGGCGGCGACCTCGACTACGCCGACGAGAACACGCTGGCGCGCGCGATCGAAGGCCGCCGCACGCTCTGATCGCTCAGCCCAGCGTGACGGCGTCGCCGGCCCGCACGGTTCCGGGCGTCACGACCTCGCAGTAGACGCCGACGACGTTGCCGCGCTGCTGCGCGACCTCACGCAGCACGCGCGCATCGCTTTCTCCGGTGACGACGTCGTAGTTCGGGGTGACGCAGCGGTCGATCGTGTCGACGACGCGTAGCGCGACGGCGCCGCATTGCAGTGCCGCGCCGACGAGCTGCGGTTCGCGCAGCGCGAACGACGGCGCCGCGGTGACGAAGAGGTTCGGACGCCAGCGCAGCGGATCGAGCGCGTCGCCGACCAGCGCCTCGACGTCGCGCACCCACAGATCGAACAGCACCGAGACGGGCCGCGCGTCGAACCAGCGCGGCTGCGTGCGGTCGAGCGCGATCCCGACGCGTGCGCCGGCGGCCTCGGCGATCGCCGTCTGCGGGTCGGCGGTGAGATGCAGCCGGGGCGACTCCTTGCCGCGAAACGGCTTGCCGGCGCGGGTATGATCGGGCGTCTGCACGACGAGCGCCGCCGTGCGATCGCCCTCGAGGCCGTCGGCGAGGATCGCCGCTGCGGCGAGCGGTTCGGCGCGAAGCGCTTTGACGGGATAACGCCAGATGGCGGCGAGCGTGCCGGCCTGCATGCGTCCGGGGATTCGCGTCGCGGCCGCGCGAACGCTTTCGCGGCGTGCAGAGCGGCGAGCTACGCCCGTTGGGTGCCGGGGAGATTCTGGATTGCGCGGTGACGCTGTTCGTCAGCCGCTTCGTCCCCATGGTCGCGGTGCTCGCGGTTGCGATCGCACCGCTCATGATCCTCAGTGCCGTCCTCGCCCCGGGTCAGGGTCGCGTCTTTACCGACATCGGCGCGCTGTTCGGCGCGGGCCCCGGCACCTCGGCTGCGCGCACCGCCGCGCAGGCGCTCCAACGCGACTCGGCCTCGGGCGGATCGCTCGCGTTCGTCCTGCTGGCGTCGTTCGCGACGCGGCTGCTGATGTGGACGGCGGCGGCGGCGTACGCCGCCGCCGCGTATGCCGGCCGCACGATGACGCTGCAGGAAGCGTACGCCGTCGGCCTTCGGCGCTGGTTCGCGCAATTGCTCGTCGGCCTGGCGTTCGCGATCATCGGCGGGACCATGTTCGTCCCGCTCTTCATCGCGTACATTTTGGCGTTCGTCGTCGTCGGTGCGCTCATCGCGCTGAAACTGATCGTCGCCGCCGCGATTCTCGGCGTGATCGCGGCGATCGTCGTGCTCGGGGTCGTGGTGATCGCCGGTGCGTTCGTCTTCATGGCGTACCAGCTCGCGACGGTCGCCGTCGCCACCAATGAGCCCAACCCGGTTACCGCGATCTCGACCTCCCTGCGCAGCGTGTTCGCGCGCGCGACGTTGTGGCGCACCGTCGTCGGCGGGCTGGTCGCGCTCGCCGTCACCGAAGGCGGTACGATCCCGCTGGTCGCCGTCGGCGGCCTGCTGACCGCGCTCACCCACATCGGCGCGCTGTACTACGTGGTGCTCGGCCTCGGCCAGGTGCTGCTCGACGGGCTCGTCATCGCCTTCGTGATCGTCTACGCCGTCGACGTGCGCGTCCGCCGCGAAGGGATCGATCTGCTCTCGCTCACGCAGTCGCCGGCGGTATGATCGCGCAGCGCACGCGATGATTCCGCCCTGGCCGCACGGCGATCCGCGCACGCTCGCGCGCGAGATCGTCGCCGGTGCGCGCTACCGCACGGCGCAGCAGGGTCCGGCGCCGAAATCGTGGATCGAGCTCGCCTTCGACGCGCTGCGCGCGTGGTGGAACAACCTGACCGATCCGCTGAATCACATGCTGGGGAACCCGGCGGTGAGCGGCCTGATCGGGATCGTCGTCCTGGTCGCCGCGGTCGCGTTTCTCATCGCGGTCGTCGCGTACTTCGCGCGCCCGGCGGTGGCGCGGCTGCGCGCGCGCGCGACGCAGGGCGACGTCTCGCAGGCGCTGGCGGCCGAAGGCGATGCGCGGGCCCTGCGCGTGCAGGCGCGCGCGGCGGCGGCGGCGGGACGCTGCCGCGACGCGGCGGCGCTCCTCTGGGCCTCCGCGCTGCGCGCGCTCGACGAACGCGGCGCCGTCCGCTACGATGCGGCGCGTACGCCCGGTGAGTGGCGGCGGGTCGTCTCCCGCCCGGCATTCGATGCGTTCGCGCGCGACGCGGTCGTCGCGCTCTTCGGCGATCGCGGCGCCGACGCGGCGCTCGTCGAGCGCATGGACGCGTCGTACGACCAGGTGATCGCGTGAAGCCCGATCTCGCCGTGGCGGTTGCGGCGATCGCCGCCGTCATCGCGATCTCGCTGCTCACCGCGCGCGGTCCTCAGCCGCCGGCGTACGCGACGCACGCGAGCGACGACTATGCGTTCGGCGGCTATCGCGCCTGGTACGATCTGCTCGCGCGCGAAGGGTTGAAGCCACAGCGCTTTCACGCGCATCACGACGCCCTGCCGGAGAGCGGGATCGACACGCTGATCGTCGCGTTCCCCGACGACGGCGCGCCCGTTTTTTGGAACGCCGCCGAACGGGCGGCGCTGCGCGCGTGGATTCGCGGCGGCGGCCGCTTGATCGACGTCGGCATCACGCCGCCGACGCGGCGCAACGACGCGAACGACGAACCGATCGCCGGCGTGCCGGTGAACGGCACGTCGGCCCTGCGCGGTCCGTGGAGCGCCGCGGTCGTTTCGCTCGTGTCGCGCGATCCGTTCCGGATCGTCGCACGCAAGCACCACCGGATCGAGACCCTGCTTGCCGACCGTGCCGGTCTCTTGGCGGTGCGCTACCGCGAAGGACGCGGCGACGTGGTGAGCGTGACCGCGCGCGCCGCGTTCGAGAACCGCCGGCTCGCCGCGGGCGACGCCGCGCGGCTGGCCTACCTGGTCGCGCAGCCGCGTCATCCCGGCGGGATCGTCGCGTTCGACGAGGCGGTGCGCGGCGCCGTCGACGAGCGCGCCTGGTATCGCGCGCTCACTGCGCCGCAGCTCCTCGCGCTGGGGATCGCCGCCCTCGCGGGCGTCTTCTGGCTGCTGTACGGATTCTTTCCGCTGGGTCCGCCGGTGCGCGCACGCGCGCCGCGCGAACCGACCTCGGCGGAATTCGTCGATGCGGTCGCCGCGCTGTACGGGCGCGCACGGGCGCGCGAGCACGCGCGCGAC is a genomic window containing:
- the recR gene encoding recombination mediator RecR, which translates into the protein MAGPVQALINEFSKLPTIGPKTAARLVFHLLNRPRADADALADAIVALKARVRLCSRCFSITEDDPCEICADPRRDGTLICVVAEAKDVFAIERTSAFNGRYHVLGGLISPMDGIGPSQLRVRELVDRVAAERPAEIVVATNPNAEGEATALYLSRLLAPSGVNVTRLAYGLPIGGDLDYADENTLARAIEGRRTL
- the dnaX gene encoding DNA polymerase III subunit gamma/tau, which gives rise to MSLYRTWRPRTFADLVGQDAVVKTLTTALETGRLAHAYLFSGPRGSGKTSAAKILARCIECVNGPTAHPDNTCENCRAILDGTALDVLEIDAASNRGIDEIRALRDAVKFAPSTMRSKVYIIDEAHMLTKEGANAFLKTLEEPPEWAVFVLATTAPEALPPTILSRCQRYAFRRIAIPTMIARMREIADAEGIAIADAALGAIAYRADGGLRDALTMLEQVAAFAGGPVDAEVVDAAFGQTGREFARALRDAALDGDAAAALRIVDDASDGGADMAGLIRSTIAEFRHLLVARVNPELLARDLAEDDAAAARSRAAATPQARLVRALRLLGEALAAARSSGNARLEIESALLRFILQGEDPTLDALAARVAALESGAPGLPHSAAERAPAPPPRAEPAPVRTTVANPPSPPAAAAVPQPPAAVPHPPAPEQAVPQPAVPAMDLSLQKLRTLWQSIRTRAEGEKSSLRAGLSRAAVAALDGDTLTLNAPDAIAADMLKRDLPTVKKAIADVTGRALEVRVALNQASPPSATGDSGGDDEAEHDDLMRYALEKLP
- a CDS encoding YbaB/EbfC family nucleoid-associated protein is translated as MNQAQMMQQMRKMQQEMARIQEELANTVVEGSASGGLVTVGITGEFQVKKVTIKPDAVDPDDVETLEDLLVVALNDALGKVQALSSQKMGALTGGLKIPGM
- a CDS encoding DUF4350 domain-containing protein translates to MKPDLAVAVAAIAAVIAISLLTARGPQPPAYATHASDDYAFGGYRAWYDLLAREGLKPQRFHAHHDALPESGIDTLIVAFPDDGAPVFWNAAERAALRAWIRGGGRLIDVGITPPTRRNDANDEPIAGVPVNGTSALRGPWSAAVVSLVSRDPFRIVARKHHRIETLLADRAGLLAVRYREGRGDVVSVTARAAFENRRLAAGDAARLAYLVAQPRHPGGIVAFDEAVRGAVDERAWYRALTAPQLLALGIAALAGVFWLLYGFFPLGPPVRARAPREPTSAEFVDAVAALYGRARAREHARDALVGDARRNLDRAPRTAESRALGERVARAARSAVPDDATLVAVAALARTTREETIRAGRNASDDSGRTFARGALARRRRR
- a CDS encoding MOSC domain-containing protein, producing MQAGTLAAIWRYPVKALRAEPLAAAAILADGLEGDRTAALVVQTPDHTRAGKPFRGKESPRLHLTADPQTAIAEAAGARVGIALDRTQPRWFDARPVSVLFDLWVRDVEALVGDALDPLRWRPNLFVTAAPSFALREPQLVGAALQCGAVALRVVDTIDRCVTPNYDVVTGESDARVLREVAQQRGNVVGVYCEVVTPGTVRAGDAVTLG